The following proteins are encoded in a genomic region of Reichenbachiella sp.:
- a CDS encoding PhoH family protein — protein MVEKIITLENIPLTEFLGVENQNINDIASAFPKSKIVSRGNEIRIQGTSPEIIQINAILNSLVEHYHKFGTITNDQIKTYLNQEEDKFVDSDADVLVYGTKGFKIAPKSKNQKKLVEAVRKKDLVFAIGPAGTGKTYISVALAVKALKDRDVKKIIITRPAVEAGENLGFLPGDLKEKIDPYLRPIYDALHDMVPGEKLRYYMENGVIEIAPLAYMRGRTLNDAFILLDEAQNTTPMQIKMFLTRMGPNSKVIVTGDMSQIDLPTKQKSGLAESLKILKNIKDIGFIELDGKDVIRHKLVRSIIEAYDKEENAG, from the coding sequence TTGGTAGAAAAAATTATTACCCTAGAGAACATTCCACTCACTGAATTTTTGGGTGTTGAAAACCAAAACATCAATGATATAGCTTCGGCCTTTCCTAAGTCGAAAATAGTATCACGCGGCAACGAAATTAGGATTCAGGGTACTTCACCTGAGATCATACAGATCAATGCCATTTTAAATTCTCTGGTCGAACATTATCACAAATTCGGCACAATCACTAACGACCAAATCAAAACTTACCTCAATCAAGAGGAAGACAAATTTGTGGATTCCGATGCCGATGTATTAGTCTATGGGACCAAAGGCTTTAAAATTGCTCCCAAATCAAAAAACCAAAAGAAACTCGTAGAGGCGGTTCGTAAAAAGGACCTCGTATTTGCTATAGGACCTGCAGGAACAGGCAAGACCTATATATCTGTGGCTTTGGCAGTAAAGGCCCTCAAAGACAGAGATGTCAAAAAAATCATAATTACCCGTCCGGCGGTAGAAGCAGGAGAAAATTTAGGTTTCCTTCCCGGTGACCTTAAAGAGAAAATTGACCCCTATTTGCGTCCAATCTATGACGCACTGCACGATATGGTACCTGGTGAAAAGCTTCGGTATTATATGGAAAATGGAGTGATTGAAATAGCCCCTCTTGCCTATATGCGAGGTCGAACATTGAATGACGCATTCATTTTATTGGATGAAGCTCAAAACACTACGCCTATGCAAATCAAAATGTTTTTGACACGTATGGGACCCAACTCCAAAGTGATTGTAACTGGAGATATGTCACAAATAGATCTCCCTACCAAACAAAAGTCAGGGTTGGCTGAATCACTAAAAATCCTGAAAAATATCAAGGACATTGGTTTTATCGAACTGGATGGCAAAGATGTCATCCGTCATAAGCTGGTCCGTTCGATTATAGAAGCCTACGACAAAGAAGAAAATGCAGGGTAG
- a CDS encoding P-loop NTPase fold protein: MLSDNPISRKEDDRFQRFVFAERLAKTISSYEPNDSLTIGVYGKWGEGKSSVINFVESNLQSSENLATLKFNPWLFSSEQQLLQSFFEILGQTLKKSLKSKGEKLVELIKEYSELIGSISSFAGLTFGEKVLNFFKAKFPEKTIEELKTKVDKLLQESDIKVVIFIDDIDRLKISEIQHIFRLVKLTADFKNTIYVLAFDDELVAKSLDKQYAKGGHEFLEKIIQVPLSIPLARKSQLKTFTNELLNSILAKNNISLNDDEVYRFVEFFDKRMLPYIDTPRVSIRYSNSLSFILPLLKDEVNTIDLLIIECIKAIAPKLYNAIRENGDLLTKNYSDENQYNRNDSEGELIKSRIDSLGTLNCFENNQIIEIVKELFPQLRAVYDLHSWSRYERKEWYEQMRICSPRHFDRYFSFSVAADDISEIKYKNLIEELSSKDFDDNQNELRQLFSDMKIDELVLKFQFLEDQINPNEAELLCQNLAKLGDLYPNDNGFFGYYGIYSQMAAYLARLTEKNDHSKRIILAKNILQKAQPIDFGWEIWRMLQIREKSTTIKPLSKEESTELGTIILNRSKKKFSLKELFEELEETNLMHLLIFWGKQNTAEISKLMIQFIEEGPKNLMRLLNIFSSTVRSTSQPEPYKSGFDQTYYDYLKLVIDPSKMYSLSVQYFGNQDAPKNLTDRDPITQNELIGWFQKIHRENLDNKS, encoded by the coding sequence ATGCTATCAGATAATCCAATAAGTCGAAAAGAGGATGACAGATTCCAACGCTTTGTTTTCGCTGAAAGGTTGGCAAAAACAATATCCAGCTATGAGCCAAATGACTCTCTAACTATTGGGGTTTATGGAAAATGGGGGGAAGGCAAATCATCTGTAATCAATTTCGTAGAATCCAATTTACAATCTTCTGAAAACCTTGCTACCCTAAAATTCAATCCATGGCTTTTCTCCTCTGAGCAGCAATTACTGCAATCCTTTTTCGAAATATTAGGACAAACTCTCAAAAAATCACTAAAATCAAAAGGTGAAAAATTGGTTGAGCTAATCAAAGAATATTCTGAACTAATCGGATCAATAAGCTCATTTGCTGGACTGACCTTTGGAGAGAAGGTATTAAATTTTTTTAAGGCTAAGTTTCCTGAAAAAACTATTGAAGAGTTAAAAACAAAAGTCGATAAGCTTCTTCAAGAATCAGACATAAAGGTCGTTATTTTCATAGACGATATTGACAGACTAAAAATTTCTGAAATACAACACATTTTTCGACTTGTTAAGCTAACCGCAGATTTCAAAAACACCATTTATGTCTTGGCCTTTGATGATGAATTAGTCGCAAAATCCCTTGATAAACAATACGCCAAGGGAGGACATGAATTTCTGGAGAAAATTATCCAGGTGCCGTTAAGCATACCTTTAGCTAGAAAATCACAGTTAAAGACATTTACAAACGAGCTGTTAAATAGCATATTGGCAAAAAATAACATATCTCTAAATGACGATGAAGTATATAGATTCGTAGAATTCTTTGACAAGAGAATGCTTCCTTATATAGATACGCCAAGGGTTTCTATTAGATATTCAAATTCTTTGAGCTTTATCCTTCCATTGCTGAAGGATGAGGTCAATACAATTGACTTACTAATTATCGAATGCATTAAAGCTATTGCTCCGAAATTATACAATGCCATAAGAGAAAACGGTGACCTTCTAACCAAAAACTATAGTGATGAAAACCAATACAACCGAAACGATAGTGAAGGGGAATTAATCAAATCTAGAATTGACAGTTTAGGAACACTCAACTGTTTTGAAAACAATCAAATAATTGAAATAGTCAAGGAATTATTTCCTCAATTAAGAGCTGTTTATGATTTGCATTCCTGGAGCCGTTATGAACGCAAAGAATGGTACGAACAAATGAGAATTTGCTCACCTCGTCATTTTGATAGATATTTCAGTTTTTCAGTAGCTGCAGACGACATATCTGAAATAAAATACAAAAACCTCATTGAAGAGCTAAGTTCAAAAGACTTCGATGACAATCAGAATGAATTAAGACAATTGTTCTCAGATATGAAGATTGACGAACTGGTTCTTAAATTTCAATTTTTAGAAGATCAAATAAACCCAAATGAGGCAGAACTTTTGTGTCAAAATTTAGCAAAATTAGGTGACCTATACCCTAACGATAATGGATTCTTTGGCTACTACGGGATATATTCTCAAATGGCCGCTTATCTAGCTAGGTTGACAGAGAAAAATGATCATTCAAAAAGAATCATTCTTGCAAAAAATATCTTACAAAAAGCCCAACCTATAGATTTTGGCTGGGAAATCTGGAGAATGCTACAAATTCGGGAAAAATCTACCACTATAAAGCCTTTGTCCAAAGAAGAATCGACCGAATTAGGTACAATAATTTTGAACAGGAGTAAAAAGAAATTCAGTTTAAAAGAACTGTTTGAAGAGTTAGAAGAAACCAATTTAATGCATCTATTAATTTTTTGGGGGAAACAAAATACTGCTGAGATATCAAAACTAATGATCCAATTCATAGAAGAAGGGCCAAAAAACTTGATGAGGCTTCTGAATATTTTTAGCTCTACAGTAAGAAGCACAAGTCAACCAGAGCCATACAAATCTGGATTTGATCAAACTTATTATGATTATTTGAAGTTAGTCATTGACCCTTCAAAAATGTACAGCCTGTCAGTTCAATACTTCGGAAACCAAGATGCTCCAAAAAATTTAACAGATAGAGATCCCATTACCCAAAACGAACTCATTGGTTGGTTCCAAAAAATACACAGGGAAAATCTAGACAATAAATCATAG
- a CDS encoding antibiotic biosynthesis monooxygenase family protein — protein sequence MIIRIVRMTFKEEAVAQFLKIFDSSKEKIRSFPGCQHLQLLADAHSMNVFSTYSIWEREEDLNQYRNSALFGQVWPETKRLFEAPPVAHSYIQKIKLD from the coding sequence ATGATCATAAGGATAGTAAGAATGACTTTTAAGGAGGAAGCTGTAGCGCAGTTTTTAAAAATATTTGATAGCAGCAAAGAGAAAATCAGGTCGTTTCCTGGTTGTCAACACTTACAGTTACTTGCTGATGCTCATTCTATGAATGTGTTTTCCACCTATAGCATTTGGGAACGGGAAGAAGATCTAAATCAATACCGAAATTCAGCGCTATTTGGTCAGGTTTGGCCAGAAACTAAGCGATTATTCGAAGCACCTCCTGTCGCACATTCGTATATTCAAAAAATAAAATTGGATTGA
- a CDS encoding ACP phosphodiesterase, with amino-acid sequence MNYLSHLYLSFDNEPITIGNFIADFVKGKKYLEYPEDVQQGILIHREIDSYADNHPIFLEGKRRLAVEYRHYAGVIMDVYYDHFLSKNWSDYSQEDLKTFCQRHYKLLRNNQSLLPERCSYLLGYMETGDWLYNYQFLEGIQFALSGMARRTSFKSGMEKAVKNLTDDYDRFEKEFQAFFEEILAHIHNFTDQIKNK; translated from the coding sequence ATGAACTATCTATCCCATTTATATCTTTCTTTTGACAACGAACCAATCACTATTGGAAATTTTATTGCAGACTTCGTTAAGGGTAAAAAATATTTGGAGTACCCTGAAGACGTGCAACAGGGTATTCTTATTCATCGTGAAATTGATAGTTATGCCGATAATCACCCGATCTTCTTAGAAGGGAAAAGAAGGTTGGCTGTTGAATACCGTCATTATGCAGGGGTAATAATGGATGTCTATTATGATCACTTCTTATCAAAAAACTGGTCAGATTATTCGCAAGAAGACTTGAAAACATTCTGTCAAAGACATTACAAACTACTTCGAAACAACCAATCACTCCTTCCAGAAAGGTGCAGCTATCTACTCGGCTATATGGAAACTGGAGACTGGCTGTATAATTATCAATTCTTAGAAGGCATTCAATTCGCTTTGAGCGGAATGGCCCGACGAACTTCATTTAAATCAGGCATGGAAAAAGCTGTCAAAAATCTCACCGATGATTACGACAGATTTGAAAAGGAATTTCAGGCTTTTTTTGAAGAAATATTGGCCCATATCCATAATTTTACCGATCAAATAAAAAATAAATGA
- a CDS encoding TerB family tellurite resistance protein translates to MSKSHLNILVQLAKVDGIVVQEEVDLINEVGKANGMTEEEIASSFEEELPIGDLSTLTDDEKYDLIYSIVQLMKIDGKLYNEEIKFCAKMSAKLGYEEDVLFELMLKIYADPDLCADKESLKKQIQKFLIP, encoded by the coding sequence ATGTCAAAATCACATCTCAATATTCTTGTTCAACTTGCTAAGGTAGATGGCATCGTCGTGCAGGAGGAAGTCGATCTCATCAATGAGGTGGGGAAGGCTAATGGCATGACTGAGGAGGAGATTGCATCTTCTTTTGAGGAAGAACTGCCCATCGGAGATTTGTCGACCCTGACAGATGATGAAAAATATGATTTGATTTACTCGATTGTCCAATTGATGAAAATCGATGGGAAGCTGTACAACGAAGAGATTAAGTTTTGTGCGAAAATGTCTGCCAAGCTTGGCTACGAAGAAGATGTTTTATTTGAACTCATGCTGAAGATCTATGCAGACCCTGATCTTTGTGCAGATAAAGAATCATTAAAAAAACAAATTCAGAAGTTTCTCATTCCTTGA
- a CDS encoding M48 family metalloprotease: MYLGLSLLSPKLSSFLIYLKGARRPTQNEAEVLLPAVQEVVKSCRFYKEISLSIIDDELDQSAMIIGDSILVSTGLLNNSGERELQAILACEIGHYVNGDSKFNIMIEFASQPMIIVSNMLNYVLEFVQKIPVVSLFFSLLMLIYWIPLSALSSILSLIERQVLKSNVYRADQYAVMHGFSDGLKSFLEQIRHLEQKKSFWSKMTDSSPSTSSRLLAIEKFTNSFNRFNQPQHGENF, encoded by the coding sequence ATGTATCTTGGATTGAGTCTATTATCACCTAAGTTATCTTCATTTCTGATCTACCTTAAGGGAGCAAGACGTCCTACACAAAATGAGGCAGAAGTTTTACTTCCAGCAGTTCAGGAAGTGGTAAAATCATGCAGATTCTATAAGGAGATATCACTTAGTATTATCGACGATGAATTAGATCAAAGTGCAATGATTATTGGAGACAGTATTTTGGTCTCTACTGGTCTGTTAAATAATTCAGGAGAAAGAGAATTACAGGCTATTTTGGCGTGTGAAATTGGGCACTATGTAAATGGAGATTCGAAGTTCAACATAATGATTGAGTTTGCATCACAACCAATGATTATTGTATCGAATATGCTCAATTATGTTTTAGAATTCGTCCAAAAAATACCAGTTGTCAGTTTATTCTTTAGCCTGTTGATGCTTATCTATTGGATACCTTTAAGTGCTTTATCTTCAATACTTTCATTGATAGAAAGACAGGTGTTAAAATCAAACGTTTACAGAGCAGATCAATATGCAGTTATGCATGGATTTAGTGATGGGCTAAAATCTTTTCTGGAGCAAATCCGTCATTTGGAACAAAAAAAATCTTTCTGGTCGAAAATGACAGATTCTAGCCCATCTACATCAAGCAGACTGCTGGCCATAGAAAAGTTTACAAATTCTTTTAACCGCTTTAATCAACCTCAGCATGGAGAAAATTTTTGA
- the crcB gene encoding fluoride efflux transporter CrcB: protein MIRLALFVGVGGMLGSILRFLISQWALKYTPTIAPSGTLLVNVIGPFLLGLLLHYSGKMDRSYFVLLTSGFCGGFTTFSTFSVENVDLLVTNNISSAFIYMGLSLILGLGAAGLGWYLGKLYLA, encoded by the coding sequence ATGATCAGATTAGCCCTATTTGTCGGAGTTGGTGGAATGCTGGGAAGCATACTAAGGTTTCTAATATCGCAATGGGCGCTCAAATACACCCCTACCATTGCTCCTTCAGGAACACTGCTGGTCAATGTAATTGGGCCTTTTCTATTGGGTCTTTTGTTACACTATTCTGGCAAAATGGACAGATCCTATTTTGTCTTATTAACTTCCGGTTTCTGTGGTGGGTTCACCACTTTTTCCACTTTTAGTGTGGAAAATGTTGATTTGCTTGTTACCAACAACATCAGCTCTGCTTTTATCTATATGGGACTTAGTCTTATTCTAGGCCTTGGAGCCGCAGGATTGGGCTGGTATCTTGGAAAGCTCTATTTAGCCTAA
- a CDS encoding zeta toxin family protein, whose product MNIPTLTVIAGPNGAGKSSHSKSLVADFGIEAFDFDKEFYSAWKKFGYDPVIEEGVKNSITEKFNQGLDFAFSKKNHFAFETNFNNPLVIDHVRRAKAEGLQTNLIYIGLSSPKQAEFRVNRRVQKKGHFVDVETIHERFYAGLDMLDNHYQEFDLISIYESQDNYQNTLCGYKNNNHLVLMETPSFSQYIQNILTNWG is encoded by the coding sequence TTGAACATTCCAACCCTGACAGTTATAGCTGGTCCTAATGGAGCTGGCAAGTCCTCACATAGCAAGAGTTTAGTTGCCGATTTTGGAATTGAAGCTTTTGATTTCGACAAGGAATTTTATTCAGCCTGGAAAAAATTCGGATATGACCCAGTCATTGAAGAGGGTGTCAAAAATAGCATAACAGAGAAATTCAATCAAGGACTGGACTTTGCATTTAGTAAGAAAAACCACTTCGCTTTCGAAACTAATTTCAATAATCCGCTCGTAATTGATCATGTCAGAAGGGCAAAAGCAGAAGGACTTCAAACCAATCTAATCTACATCGGACTCTCCTCTCCAAAACAGGCAGAGTTTCGAGTAAATAGACGTGTGCAAAAGAAAGGGCATTTCGTAGATGTAGAAACTATTCATGAGCGGTTCTATGCAGGACTAGACATGCTCGACAACCATTATCAAGAATTTGACCTCATAAGTATTTACGAAAGTCAGGACAACTATCAAAATACCTTATGTGGATATAAAAACAACAATCACCTAGTACTCATGGAGACTCCTTCATTCTCACAATACATTCAAAATATATTGACGAATTGGGGATAA
- a CDS encoding SAM-dependent chlorinase/fluorinase encodes MAIVTFLSDFGQSDHYVAAVKASILKENPNINIVDISHQISVGDVGHAAYVLDAVFRDFPEGTVHLFAVSNTTKRIVKNVAVKLENHIFIGEDSGLISLLSEERPAAVVDINGVKPVRSPFIAKTLFGPLAGKVASGKNIQDFGKRLEDIERLMPSRAKATKKQIAGNVIRIDHYGNLITNIMKTDFDAIWKINDNFPYVINFRREKVLQLHNHYSDVTSGECFVLFNSMGRLQIGINQGRGSELLGLMIGDQVFIDFTLDT; translated from the coding sequence ATGGCCATCGTTACATTTCTTTCTGATTTCGGGCAATCCGATCATTACGTGGCTGCAGTGAAGGCAAGCATCTTGAAAGAAAACCCTAACATCAACATTGTAGACATTTCTCATCAAATTTCTGTCGGAGACGTAGGGCATGCAGCCTATGTGCTGGATGCTGTTTTTAGAGACTTTCCGGAAGGGACAGTGCATCTTTTTGCGGTTTCAAATACGACCAAGAGGATAGTCAAAAATGTTGCGGTGAAGTTGGAAAATCATATATTCATTGGCGAGGATTCTGGTTTGATTTCTTTGTTGAGTGAAGAACGACCGGCAGCTGTGGTAGATATCAATGGGGTTAAGCCTGTGAGATCGCCTTTCATAGCTAAGACTTTGTTTGGGCCATTGGCGGGAAAAGTGGCTAGTGGAAAGAATATTCAGGATTTTGGTAAGCGATTAGAAGATATAGAAAGGTTGATGCCTTCAAGAGCAAAAGCCACCAAGAAGCAAATTGCGGGTAATGTGATTCGAATTGATCACTATGGCAATTTGATTACCAATATCATGAAGACAGACTTTGATGCCATCTGGAAGATCAATGATAATTTCCCTTACGTAATCAATTTTAGAAGGGAGAAGGTTTTGCAATTGCATAACCATTATTCCGACGTGACTTCTGGTGAGTGTTTTGTACTATTCAACTCAATGGGTCGACTGCAAATTGGTATCAATCAGGGCAGGGGCTCTGAACTCCTTGGTCTGATGATAGGAGATCAAGTATTTATCGACTTTACTTTAGACACATGA
- a CDS encoding ComEC/Rec2 family competence protein has protein sequence MSFWTNHPFFRITFALILGVIAARFGFSPSENICLWLVLILFIAAFLGKILFKKSSNLIWGNLLLISIFLLGTLRYEQVDLFDSKATSYTQWPQCQAYIGTVTSYPKNKEKYHIYQVDLDLGLTDTIYLKSPARLLLYEKKDSIPSQNLNYGDKILITGSPSLMLNAKNPYEFDFSKYMADQHIHFQHFVSSSQIKLLKKDQGNQLMYAVYRVRSHFEKTIKSQIRGTNEQAIVLALLLGIKDQLDPETKEAYAAAGAMHVLAVSGLHVSIIYFLLTWLFRGLPPGDLKRFLIPTISIATLWLYALLTGFSPSILRAVSMFSIIIFAQILNRRGQIFNSLAFAAFVLLWLDPYYLFNIGFQLSFLAVAGIVYIYPKIYSLWDIDNWVGDYFWKLICVSIAAQVSTFPLSLFYFNQFPTYFLLANLVVIPAAFAVMILGISTLVLSPIITWIAWLLEKVVLFMSWTVRQVELLDGSVIDWIYISEFQTILIYIFIMAFFAMMKYRKATYAWVICIVVVAFSLDRVSSILHQFKAKQLIFYSTTSHVPLIDRIQSFEAGLMSPDSLSDFRKQVNHVAPFRIHRLLPKPQSPQIINMQLSDFAKMEVFEGKKLLFFSQPFNEEEIKFRLRADIVIISNQSIQSLANLDENVDFQEVILDNTNGYNYSNKFEAEAKEMGVNLYNLRNQAHLISLSRNEKLLNLFF, from the coding sequence ATGTCTTTTTGGACCAACCATCCCTTCTTTCGAATTACTTTTGCACTCATACTAGGAGTCATAGCCGCACGCTTTGGTTTCTCTCCTTCTGAAAATATTTGTCTTTGGCTAGTATTAATCCTTTTTATAGCCGCATTTTTAGGAAAAATTCTTTTCAAAAAGTCATCCAATCTCATTTGGGGCAACCTACTATTGATCTCAATCTTTCTGCTAGGAACCTTACGATATGAACAGGTAGATTTGTTCGATTCAAAAGCCACAAGCTATACCCAATGGCCCCAATGTCAAGCTTATATAGGGACCGTTACTTCCTACCCTAAGAACAAAGAGAAATATCATATTTACCAAGTGGATCTAGATCTGGGGTTGACTGATACTATTTATTTAAAGTCGCCAGCTAGGCTTTTACTCTATGAGAAAAAAGACAGTATCCCCTCTCAGAACTTGAATTACGGAGATAAAATACTCATTACCGGGTCTCCTTCATTGATGTTAAATGCGAAGAATCCCTATGAATTTGATTTCAGTAAATATATGGCTGATCAGCACATTCATTTTCAGCATTTTGTCTCATCGAGCCAAATTAAGTTATTAAAAAAGGACCAGGGTAATCAGTTGATGTACGCAGTCTATAGGGTGAGATCTCATTTTGAAAAAACTATTAAATCACAAATTAGGGGAACAAATGAACAAGCCATAGTATTAGCTCTACTTCTGGGAATCAAAGACCAGTTAGACCCTGAAACCAAAGAAGCCTATGCTGCCGCAGGAGCTATGCATGTACTGGCCGTGTCTGGTCTTCATGTTTCGATCATCTATTTCTTGCTCACCTGGCTTTTTAGAGGATTGCCCCCGGGTGACCTCAAACGCTTTCTTATACCCACAATCAGTATAGCTACACTCTGGCTATACGCTCTATTGACTGGCTTTTCTCCATCCATCTTGCGGGCGGTCTCTATGTTTAGCATTATCATATTCGCTCAAATTTTAAACCGAAGAGGCCAAATATTTAATTCCTTAGCATTTGCTGCCTTTGTTTTACTCTGGCTGGATCCTTATTACTTATTCAATATTGGCTTTCAGCTTTCCTTTCTGGCAGTAGCGGGGATTGTATACATATACCCAAAAATCTATTCTCTTTGGGATATTGATAATTGGGTGGGAGACTACTTCTGGAAATTAATCTGTGTATCGATTGCTGCACAAGTATCCACATTTCCGCTTAGTTTATTTTATTTCAACCAATTTCCAACATACTTTTTATTAGCCAACCTGGTAGTCATCCCTGCTGCCTTTGCCGTTATGATTCTCGGTATTTCGACCTTAGTGTTAAGTCCTATCATTACTTGGATAGCTTGGCTACTTGAAAAAGTAGTTTTATTCATGAGTTGGACCGTTCGTCAAGTAGAGCTACTTGATGGAAGTGTTATAGATTGGATATATATTTCAGAATTCCAGACCATTTTGATTTATATCTTCATCATGGCATTTTTTGCTATGATGAAGTATAGAAAAGCAACCTACGCATGGGTTATTTGTATAGTTGTAGTAGCCTTTAGTCTTGATAGAGTTTCATCCATACTACACCAATTCAAAGCGAAGCAACTGATCTTCTATTCGACGACCAGCCACGTACCATTAATTGATCGAATTCAAAGCTTTGAAGCTGGTTTGATGTCACCTGATTCTTTATCTGATTTTCGCAAGCAAGTAAATCACGTTGCACCCTTCCGAATACATCGTCTTCTACCAAAACCGCAGTCTCCCCAAATCATAAACATGCAGTTAAGTGACTTTGCCAAAATGGAAGTATTTGAAGGAAAAAAGCTTTTGTTTTTTTCGCAACCATTTAATGAAGAAGAGATAAAGTTTCGTCTCCGAGCAGACATAGTCATTATCTCAAATCAGTCCATTCAATCCCTAGCGAATCTAGATGAAAATGTAGACTTTCAAGAAGTAATTCTAGACAACACTAACGGTTACAATTACTCCAATAAATTTGAAGCCGAAGCAAAAGAAATGGGAGTTAATCTTTACAATCTACGAAATCAAGCGCACCTGATATCACTTTCAAGGAATGAGAAACTTCTGAATTTGTTTTTTTAA